In Paracoccus sp. N5, the DNA window CTGTGGTGGATGTCGCTCAGCCAGGCGCTGATGGGGCTGGCCTGCGCCGGGCTCGACGGCGGCATCGCCCTGCCCTCGGCGGCGGCGGCGCCCTGGGTGCTGGTGCTGGGCCTGACCGGGCTTGGGGCGCATTTCTGCATCACCAGGGCGCTGGGGCTGGCGCCGGCGACGCTGGTCATGCCCTTCGACTTCCTGCGCCTGCCGGTGATCGCCGTGGTCGGGCTGCTGCTTTACGCCGAGCCGGTCGGGCTGGCCGTGGTCATAGGCTCGGCGCTGATCCTGGCCGGCAACTATCTCAACATCCGCGCCGCCGGCCGGCCCGCCGCCGAGGCCCCGGCATGAGCACCGCCACCCCCGCGACCCGCTTCCTGCAAGCCAAGGGCGTCGGTTTTCGCCCGGTCGAATACCGCTATGACCCCGGCTCGGACCGGGTGGCGCTGCAGGCGGCCCAGGCGATCGGCCTGCCGCCCGGGCGCCTGCTCAAGACGCTGATGGTCGAGGTGGACGGCCGGCCCGCCTGCACCGTGGTGCCGGGCGACCGGGTGCTGTCGATGAAGCGCGTGGCCGCGGCCTTCGGGGCCAAGTCGGCAGCGATGATGCCGCCCGCCAAGGCCGAGCGGCTGACCGGCTATCACACCGGCGGCATCAGCCCCTTCGGCCAGCGCCGCCCCGCGCCGGTGCTGTTCGAGGCCGCCACCCTGACCACGCCCGAGGTCGCGATCAACGGCGGCAAGCGCGGGCTGTTGCTGCTGCTGGACCCGCAGGCGGCCATGGCGGCGCTGGAGGCCGGGGCCGCGGCGCTTTGCGCCGATTAGCCGGCTGGCCAGAGGCCGGGCTCGTGCTCCCGGCATGGGAAAGCGGCGGCCGAGCATCCCGACCGCCGCCTTTCTGCCGGTGTCTTCAGCGCGCCCGGACCGGCGCGACGACCGAAACGATGCGGTGGCTCTTCTTGTCCACCAGCACCAGGTGGCCGGCGATCACGCGGTATTCCTGACCCCGGGGCGCCTTCGCCATGCGGCTGTCGCGCGGCGGGGTCCAGGGCCGCCCGGTGCGGGCATCCTCGCCGACATGCGGCGCCGGAGGAGCGTCGCGGCGGATCTCGTTCCGGGCCTCGCGGCGGGTTTCGGGCCGGGGCTGGCCGGGCGCAGGCCGGGCCTCGTCGCGCCGAGCGTCGCCGTCGCGCGGCATGGGCGGGGCGTCACGCCGGTCGTGGCGGCCGGGCCCGGCCTGCTTGCCTTGCGGCGGCGGGGCGGGGCATTTGCGATCCTGCTGCCGGCATGCGGGCGGCTGGCCCTCGGGGCGGCTCTCGGCCAGGGCACCCTGCGCGGACAGGGTCAGGGCGGCCATGGCGCCCATCATCAGAAGACGACGCATCGCGTTATCCTTTCGGTTTCGTGGCAATTGGCGGGGATCAGCCGGCACGGTCCGGCCGCTCGCGACCCTGCGGCCCGGGCTGGCTTTCGACCAGCCGCGCCAGCTGTTCGGGCTGCAAGGCGCCACGCAGGGCAGTGGTCGCCACCAGCAGCGCCTGCGCCTTGTCGGCCCGGGCCAGCGCCGCCTGCGCCATGCGCTCGGCCATGAGCTGGCCGGCCTCGGGGCCGGGGGGCGGTTCGGGCTGCATGAAGCCGATCAGCGCCTGGCAATAGTTGCGCCAGGGCTCTTGCTGCTCGGGGGTGATGCCGAGATAGGTCTCGGCGGCGGCCAGTTGCGCGGCAAGGTCAAGCCCGCCCGGCATCCGCCCCGGGACCGGCATCGGCAGAGCCATCGGACCGGCCGCATGGCGGGCATGGGGCACCGGGGCCTCGGCCCGAGGCTGGGTCTGGGGCTGGGACTGGGCCTTTTGCGCCTGCACGGCGACCGGCGCGCTCAGCAGGGCCAGCAGGCACGCGGCCAGCATGGCCTTGATCGGGAATCGCTGCATCAGCGGGGCTCCTTGGGTTTCGATGCCCCAAGACTAGCGCCCGCCCGTGTCCGGCTTAGGTCTGCCGCGTGACGAATGCTTGCCGGGCCGGGCGGATTTGCAACCCGATGTTGCTGCACCGCCGCCCGGCAATGTTTCGTTACGCGAGAGGCGTCAGGCGCCGCTTGCGAACATCGGCCCGCCGCGCCAGCGTGGAAAGCCGTAGCCGTGGATTTCCACCAGGTCGATGGCGGCGGGGCTTTCGGCGATGCCTTCGGCCAGGATGGCGCGGCCCTCGGCGGCCATCTCGGCCACCAGGGTCGTCGCGATCTCGGGGCCGGTTATGGCCGCGCCGGGGGTGGCGGCGGGGGCCAGCAGCGCCGCCACCGTGGGCGAGACCTGCGGCTGACGCTCGCCCGGCGC includes these proteins:
- a CDS encoding YbaK/EbsC family protein — translated: MSTATPATRFLQAKGVGFRPVEYRYDPGSDRVALQAAQAIGLPPGRLLKTLMVEVDGRPACTVVPGDRVLSMKRVAAAFGAKSAAMMPPAKAERLTGYHTGGISPFGQRRPAPVLFEAATLTTPEVAINGGKRGLLLLLDPQAAMAALEAGAAALCAD